A part of Pristiophorus japonicus isolate sPriJap1 chromosome 15, sPriJap1.hap1, whole genome shotgun sequence genomic DNA contains:
- the nog2 gene encoding noggin-2 — translation MELPQYFLSWFCMLLLHHGLCQPYLHLRPVPSDSLPVVDIIEHPDPENDPKDNDLDERTLRKKLGTHFDPSFMSITLPVVDESPSRDPNSRFKPLGAMPNDIKRLDLSETPYGRKMKLGKKARRKFQQWLWSYTYCPVMYTWKDLGGRFWPRFVKEGNCYNERSCSFPEGMLCKPVKSISKTFLRWYCQGWSKPKYCTWIPVQYPVISECKCSC, via the coding sequence ATGGAGCTGCCACAGTATTTCCTAAGCTGGTTCTGTATGCTCCTGCTGCACCACGGACTCTGCCAGCCTTATCTGCACCTCCGCCCCGTTCCCAGTGACAGCTTGCCCGTGGTGGACATCATCGAACACCCGGACCCAGAGAACGACCCCAAGGACAACGATCTGGACGAGCGAACTTTGCGGAAGAAGCTCGGCACTCATTTCGACCCCAGCTTCATGTCCATCACCCTGCCCGTGGTGGACGAGTCTCCGTCCCGGGACCCCAACTCCAGATTCAAACCCTTGGGCGCCATGCCCAACGACATCAAGAGGTTGGATCTGTCGGAGACCCCTTACGGGAGGAAGATGAAGCTGGGCAAAAAAGCAAGGAGGAAGTTCCAGCAATGGCTTTGGTCCTACACATACTGCCCGGTGATGTACACATGGAAGGACCTGGGAGGCCGCTTCTGGCCACGGTTTGTTAAGGAAGGGAACTGCTACAACGAGAGGTCGTGTTCATTCCCCGAAGGAATGCTGTGTAAACCTGTCAAATCTATCAGCAAGACTTTCTTAAGGTGGTATTGCCAAGGATGGTCAAAGCCTAAATACTGCACGTGGATACCTGTCCAATATCCAGTCATTTCCGAGTGCAAGTGTTCCTGTTAA